A window of Streptomyces sp. DG1A-41 contains these coding sequences:
- a CDS encoding TetR/AcrR family transcriptional regulator: protein MSTAHGARARARIEVTAAIKDEARRQLAAEGAARLSLRAVARELGMVSSALYRYFPSRDELLTALIIDAYDSLGDTAEAAHGAAAGSGPLQRWVAVCEAVRRWALDRPHEYALIYGSPVPGYTAPDTTVPPAARVGLLFFGIVRDAYRGLGLARPSLPADLRPEAERMAADLAPDLPPETVTALVAAWAQLFGLVGFELFGQFNRVVEDRETFFRHAVGQLAHGVGLVYPQSGPASKNPAS, encoded by the coding sequence ATGAGCACCGCACACGGCGCCCGTGCCCGGGCCAGGATCGAAGTCACCGCGGCCATCAAGGACGAGGCCCGCAGACAGCTCGCGGCCGAAGGCGCCGCCAGGCTCTCGCTGCGGGCCGTCGCCCGCGAGCTCGGCATGGTCTCCTCGGCGCTCTACCGCTACTTCCCCAGCCGTGACGAGCTGCTGACCGCCCTCATCATCGACGCCTACGACTCCCTCGGCGACACCGCCGAGGCCGCCCATGGCGCGGCCGCCGGCTCCGGTCCCCTGCAACGCTGGGTCGCGGTGTGCGAGGCGGTGCGGCGCTGGGCGCTCGACCGTCCGCACGAGTACGCCCTCATCTACGGATCGCCCGTCCCGGGCTATACCGCCCCCGACACCACCGTCCCGCCCGCCGCCCGTGTCGGTCTGCTGTTCTTCGGCATCGTGCGCGACGCCTACCGCGGCCTCGGGCTGGCCAGGCCCTCGTTGCCGGCCGACCTGCGCCCGGAGGCCGAGCGGATGGCCGCCGACCTCGCGCCGGACCTCCCGCCCGAGACGGTGACGGCCCTCGTCGCAGCCTGGGCCCAGTTGTTCGGGCTGGTCGGCTTCGAGCTGTTCGGGCAGTTCAACAGAGTGGTGGAGGACCGGGAGACCTTCTTCCGGCACGCGGTGGGGCAACTCGCCCACGGGGTGGGGCTGGTGTATCCGCAGTCGGGGCCCGCCTCCAAGAACCCCGCGTCATAG
- a CDS encoding geranylgeranyl reductase family protein, whose product MSSENSSADDVRQVWDVVVVGAGPAGASAAYAAAVAGRRVLLLEKAELPRYKTCGGGIIGPSRDALPPGFELPLRDRVHAVTFSNNGRFTRTRRSRQMLFGLINRPEFDQQLVEHAQKAGAELRTGVTVQRVEQHGSAVPDRRTVAVILQGGEVLLARAVVGADGSASRIGAHVGVKVDQVDLGLEVEIPVPETVAEDWKGRVLIDWGPMPGSYGWVFPKGDTLTVGVISARGEGAATKRYLEDFVGRLGLAGFEPSISSGHLTRCRADDSPLSRGRVLVCGDAAGLLEPWTREGISFALRSGRLAGEWAVRIAEAHDAVDTRRQALNYAFAVKAGLGVEMSVGKQLLTVFERRPGLFHAAVTSFRPAWKAFKEITQGSTSLGEIVRTHPVAQRALTALDRRPATTGDEVSPSQ is encoded by the coding sequence GTGAGCAGCGAGAACTCTTCGGCGGACGACGTGCGGCAGGTGTGGGACGTCGTCGTGGTGGGCGCGGGACCTGCGGGCGCTTCGGCCGCGTACGCGGCGGCGGTCGCCGGCAGACGCGTGCTGTTGCTGGAGAAGGCGGAGCTGCCGCGCTACAAGACTTGCGGCGGCGGCATCATCGGCCCCTCGCGGGACGCCCTCCCGCCCGGCTTCGAGCTGCCGCTCCGGGACCGCGTGCACGCGGTGACGTTCTCGAACAACGGCCGCTTCACGCGCACCCGCCGCTCCAGGCAGATGCTGTTCGGGCTGATCAACCGGCCCGAGTTCGACCAGCAGCTCGTCGAGCACGCGCAGAAGGCGGGCGCCGAGTTGCGCACGGGTGTCACGGTCCAGCGGGTCGAGCAGCACGGCTCGGCGGTGCCCGACCGGCGCACGGTCGCCGTGATCCTCCAGGGCGGCGAGGTCCTGCTCGCGCGGGCCGTGGTCGGCGCGGACGGCAGTGCCAGTCGCATAGGGGCGCATGTCGGGGTCAAGGTCGACCAGGTGGACCTCGGCCTGGAGGTGGAGATTCCGGTGCCGGAGACCGTCGCCGAGGACTGGAAGGGGCGGGTGCTCATCGACTGGGGCCCCATGCCCGGCAGTTACGGCTGGGTCTTCCCCAAGGGCGACACCCTGACGGTCGGTGTGATCTCGGCCCGTGGCGAAGGCGCCGCCACGAAGCGGTACTTGGAGGACTTCGTCGGGCGGCTGGGCCTCGCCGGCTTCGAACCGAGCATCTCCTCAGGGCACTTGACCCGCTGCCGGGCCGACGACTCGCCGCTCTCGCGCGGGCGGGTGCTGGTGTGCGGCGACGCGGCGGGGCTGCTGGAGCCGTGGACCCGCGAGGGCATCTCCTTCGCTCTGCGGTCCGGGCGGCTCGCGGGGGAGTGGGCGGTTCGGATCGCCGAGGCGCACGACGCCGTGGACACGCGCCGGCAGGCCCTCAACTACGCGTTCGCGGTCAAGGCCGGGCTCGGTGTGGAGATGAGCGTCGGTAAGCAGCTGCTGACCGTGTTCGAGCGCCGCCCCGGGCTGTTCCACGCGGCGGTGACGAGCTTCCGCCCGGCCTGGAAGGCGTTCAAGGAGATCACGCAGGGCTCGACGTCGCTGGGCGAGATCGTCCGCACGCATCCGGTGGCCCAGCGGGCCCTGACCGCGTTGGACCGCCGTCCCGCGACGACGGGTGACGAGGTCAGCCCGTCGCAGTGA
- a CDS encoding response regulator transcription factor, with the protein MIRVLLADDQSLVRAGFRALLDAQPDIDVAGEAADGEEAVRRIRELRPDVVLMDIRMPALDGLAATRRVTEDPDLGDVKVVMLTTFELDEYVFEAIRSGASGFLVKDTEPEELLRAVRAVVAGDALLSPGVTRRLIAEFAARSKEPAAADALGRLTEREREVMALVGIGLSNEEIARRLVVSPLTAKTHVSRTMVKLGARDRAQLVVLAYESGLVRPGWLG; encoded by the coding sequence GTGATCCGCGTACTGCTCGCCGACGACCAGTCACTGGTCCGGGCCGGGTTCCGGGCGCTGCTGGACGCGCAGCCGGACATCGATGTGGCCGGGGAGGCCGCGGACGGCGAGGAGGCCGTGCGCCGGATTCGCGAACTGCGGCCCGACGTCGTCCTGATGGACATCCGCATGCCCGCGCTCGACGGCCTGGCCGCGACCCGCCGGGTCACTGAGGACCCGGACCTCGGGGACGTCAAGGTGGTCATGCTCACCACCTTCGAGCTCGACGAGTACGTCTTCGAGGCGATCCGCTCGGGAGCCTCCGGCTTCCTCGTCAAGGACACCGAGCCGGAGGAACTCCTGCGCGCCGTACGGGCGGTGGTCGCGGGCGACGCGCTGCTCTCGCCGGGCGTGACGCGCCGCCTGATCGCCGAGTTCGCGGCCCGCTCCAAGGAACCCGCGGCGGCCGACGCGCTGGGTCGGCTCACCGAGCGGGAACGGGAGGTGATGGCCCTGGTCGGCATCGGCCTGTCCAACGAGGAGATCGCCCGCCGCCTGGTCGTCAGCCCGCTCACCGCGAAGACCCACGTCAGCCGCACGATGGTGAAGCTGGGCGCCCGCGACCGGGCCCAACTGGTCGTCCTCGCCTACGAGTCCGGGCTGGTGCGGCCGGGCTGGCTGGGCTGA
- a CDS encoding nitroreductase family deazaflavin-dependent oxidoreductase has product MSTHVRKPGWLTVNVFNRLVSWLTRRGISVWGSRVLAVRGRKSGQWRTTPVNVLTLGGRQYLVAPRGHVQWTHNMRAAGGGELHLGKRVDTFTATEVADDDKTPILRAYLKRWKAEVGVFFNGVGPDSPDDQLRRIAPDHPVFEITATG; this is encoded by the coding sequence ATGTCCACGCACGTCCGCAAGCCCGGCTGGCTCACCGTCAACGTCTTCAACCGGCTCGTCAGCTGGCTGACCCGCCGCGGCATCAGCGTCTGGGGATCCCGTGTCCTCGCCGTCCGCGGCCGCAAGAGCGGCCAGTGGCGCACCACCCCGGTCAACGTGCTGACCCTGGGCGGCCGTCAGTACCTGGTCGCACCCCGCGGCCACGTCCAGTGGACACACAACATGCGCGCGGCGGGCGGCGGCGAACTGCACCTCGGCAAGCGTGTGGACACCTTCACCGCGACCGAGGTGGCCGACGACGACAAGACCCCGATCCTGCGCGCCTACCTCAAGCGCTGGAAGGCGGAGGTCGGGGTCTTCTTCAATGGAGTCGGCCCCGACTCCCCGGACGACCAGCTGCGCCGCATCGCCCCCGACCACCCGGTCTTCGAGATCACTGCGACGGGCTGA
- a CDS encoding sensor histidine kinase: MDEQRVRGGPPQWWRHGPVRWDRWGEGEHAPRWPWRSTVVLTVFVLVGSHFAAHGQEGERAALDPFARVLLLLAGALLLWRKRYPVAVVFGTAGAVMLYLGAGYPYGPVFLTVALACFGAIVAGHRWAAWAAMGTLWAGHVLVAHWLYRWLPPSGDSAVSWGEELVVATWVVAIAAVSELFRIRREQWARERAERAEAARRRADEERLRIARELHDVLAHSISVINVQAGVGLALLDSDPEQARTALTTIKAKSKEALGEVRQVLDTLRAPGDAPRAPAPGLDRLPELVEQAASAGLTVDVEGEPPRLAPGTDLAAFRIVQEALTNVVRHSNSRHARVHLAHDSGALRLRVDDDGPATGADAGGSGNGLAGMRERATALGGTIEAGPRPDGGFRVLAVLPLTASAEFEEDR, translated from the coding sequence ATGGACGAGCAGCGCGTGCGGGGCGGTCCGCCGCAGTGGTGGCGGCACGGGCCTGTGCGGTGGGACCGGTGGGGGGAGGGGGAGCATGCGCCCCGGTGGCCCTGGCGGTCCACCGTCGTCCTCACGGTCTTCGTCCTGGTCGGCTCTCACTTCGCCGCTCATGGCCAGGAGGGCGAGCGGGCGGCCCTCGACCCCTTCGCGCGGGTGCTCCTGCTGCTGGCCGGGGCACTGCTGCTGTGGCGCAAGCGGTATCCGGTGGCCGTGGTCTTCGGCACGGCGGGCGCCGTCATGCTCTACCTCGGGGCCGGGTATCCGTACGGGCCGGTGTTCCTCACCGTCGCCCTGGCCTGTTTCGGTGCGATCGTCGCCGGGCACCGCTGGGCCGCGTGGGCTGCGATGGGCACGCTCTGGGCCGGGCACGTCCTGGTGGCGCACTGGCTCTACCGGTGGCTGCCGCCGTCGGGGGACTCCGCCGTCTCCTGGGGCGAGGAACTGGTGGTCGCCACCTGGGTGGTGGCGATCGCGGCCGTGTCGGAGCTGTTCCGGATCCGGCGCGAGCAGTGGGCCCGCGAACGGGCCGAGCGTGCCGAGGCCGCGCGGCGACGGGCCGACGAGGAGCGACTGCGGATCGCGCGGGAACTGCACGACGTGCTCGCCCACAGCATCTCCGTGATCAACGTGCAGGCGGGTGTCGGCCTCGCGCTCCTCGACTCCGATCCCGAGCAGGCCCGTACGGCGCTCACCACGATCAAGGCCAAGAGCAAGGAGGCGCTCGGCGAGGTGCGCCAGGTGCTCGACACGCTGCGCGCGCCCGGTGATGCGCCGCGGGCCCCCGCGCCCGGGCTGGACCGGCTGCCCGAGCTGGTGGAGCAGGCGGCGAGCGCGGGCCTGACCGTCGACGTCGAGGGCGAGCCGCCACGTCTCGCGCCCGGCACGGACCTCGCCGCCTTCCGGATCGTCCAGGAGGCCCTGACCAACGTCGTACGGCACTCGAACTCACGGCACGCGCGTGTGCACCTCGCGCACGACTCGGGCGCGCTGCGGCTGCGCGTCGACGACGACGGGCCCGCGACCGGTGCCGACGCCGGTGGCAGTGGCAACGGGCTGGCGGGGATGCGGGAGCGGGCCACCGCGCTGGGTGGCACCATCGAGGCAGGGCCCCGTCCGGACGGCGGTTTCCGGGTGCTCGCCGTACTGCCGCTGACGGCTTCCGCCGAGTTCGAGGAGGACCGGTGA
- a CDS encoding DUF6332 family protein, with protein MTSHGGRRTQAERDAITVEIGYALCSAAFAAAVLFGAVAGPALLFDLPDTPERLLLHIGLVLAPVLFAARVVSVLVRFHSAGQPSQPGRTSPDS; from the coding sequence ATGACCAGTCACGGGGGACGGCGTACGCAGGCCGAACGGGACGCGATCACCGTCGAGATCGGGTACGCGCTGTGCAGTGCGGCCTTCGCGGCGGCGGTCCTCTTCGGGGCCGTGGCCGGTCCCGCTCTGCTCTTCGACCTCCCGGACACGCCGGAGCGCCTGCTGCTGCACATCGGTCTGGTGCTCGCGCCCGTCCTCTTCGCCGCCCGGGTCGTCAGTGTGCTGGTCCGGTTCCACTCGGCGGGTCAGCCCAGCCAGCCCGGCCGCACCAGCCCGGACTCGTAG
- a CDS encoding trypsin-like peptidase domain-containing protein, with product MDQARVVEVWAPGAGQAGTGRVGTGYLLADRLVLTSYHVVQDVAPGGRVEVRPLEVPQRTGWLAAARCWPHEAVDLDAAPDHDAALLVIDGPDGAGPPAGAVRFGRITGQDKVPCVGLGFPDAEARPGSRRDTMPVRGHVDALHARRSGMPTVHVDEGVVPRRLAGKSGWPGSSGTALFCGPLLVGVLATDRLVAQDASVLGAVPVTTLAGLPGFRDTLAAHGVGLGLEHASPAARHLADYLTAAHRAATEHPYAGVLPGPWWDSATPAPPPTQCPCCGDRRRAA from the coding sequence ATGGATCAGGCCCGGGTCGTCGAGGTGTGGGCTCCCGGCGCCGGGCAGGCGGGCACCGGGCGGGTGGGCACCGGCTATCTGCTGGCCGACCGTCTGGTGCTGACGTCCTACCACGTGGTGCAGGACGTGGCGCCGGGCGGGCGGGTCGAGGTCCGGCCTCTGGAGGTCCCGCAGCGCACCGGGTGGCTGGCAGCAGCGCGGTGTTGGCCGCACGAGGCGGTGGACCTGGATGCCGCACCGGACCATGATGCTGCGCTGCTGGTGATCGACGGCCCAGACGGGGCGGGCCCGCCGGCCGGGGCGGTCCGCTTCGGGCGGATCACCGGCCAGGACAAGGTCCCCTGCGTGGGGCTGGGCTTCCCCGACGCGGAGGCGCGTCCCGGCAGCCGACGCGACACCATGCCGGTGCGCGGTCACGTGGACGCCCTGCACGCGCGTAGATCGGGAATGCCGACCGTGCACGTCGACGAGGGTGTCGTGCCCCGCCGCCTGGCCGGCAAGTCGGGATGGCCGGGCAGTTCGGGCACGGCGCTGTTCTGCGGGCCCCTGCTCGTCGGGGTGCTGGCCACCGACCGCCTTGTCGCGCAGGACGCCAGTGTGCTCGGAGCGGTCCCCGTGACGACCCTGGCCGGCCTGCCGGGCTTCCGCGACACCCTGGCCGCACATGGGGTCGGCTTGGGGCTGGAACACGCCAGTCCGGCAGCACGGCATCTGGCGGACTACCTGACCGCTGCGCACCGCGCCGCCACCGAGCACCCCTACGCCGGTGTCCTGCCCGGTCCCTGGTGGGACTCGGCGACCCCCGCGCCGCCGCCTACACAGTGTCCTTGCTGCGGTGATCGCCGACGCGCGGCTTGA